A single window of Lutzomyia longipalpis isolate SR_M1_2022 chromosome 1, ASM2433408v1 DNA harbors:
- the LOC129787560 gene encoding PX domain-containing protein kinase-like protein, with amino-acid sequence MAIFEKRIERKVNLDDTEEIKCFIETAQNVNGHTEYVLRVQRGPLSENSWRLLRRYNDFLHLDKCLQISGIDLPLPAKKILGNMHPEFIAQRRLALQEYINHVLMNPILASSLPTKKFVDPDSYSTPFHDLALQNASLCLRAEGQYALGQSLGPIGWRLRKHYFRVTMKLQAGRSSPGQTKHLVKTISQSHARGAQSVGNGSAPSETQDLILAWTEYGPDKYIDDREIHSTLKNLGGLQHPYIQPLDYVTSNDNGALVIRKFVTHGTLKDMLCCVQPVNPFLTKYGNPKGRSPLPLKDVALYGRQILEAIRFLHSKGLPNGHVHAGNVVIVNGTARLLDIENFILGVPAFYRPFFVQHSRINTFEAVDVYSFGHLLYEMTMGYPLQESVARQITDCPDSLRQLLESLLLRDSCKNGLPSLDQVAQHAFFLEHVPNFADILAKATRTTKPHIKWSSNAKEQLKLAVQKSEHRFKEEQKSVRNQKRLVRVQEWMSSEEEKKKIKTKAKMEHKQSKLRQQTSLQLQNGPPVAPLTLTRSDSANSVSTSHETDSPLPPPPPPSLPNLSRTTDDINLPGTSGERGRYALLDSICKFNKSSLRRVASDD; translated from the exons ATGGCGATATTTGAGAAGAGAATCGAGAGGAAAGTGAATCTCGACGACACCgaggaaattaaatgttttattgaaaCTGCTCAGAACGTGAATGGACACACG GAGTACGTGCTGAGGGTCCAGCGGGGTCCGTTGAGTGAGAATTCCTGGCGATTGCTGCGGCGCTACAATGACTTCCTGCACCTGGATAAGTGCCTGCAAATCTCGGGCATCGACCTGCCCCTGCCAGCCAAAAAGATCCTTGGCAATATGCACCCCGAGTTTATAGCTCAGCGTCGTCTCGCACTCCAG GAGTATATCAATCACGTGCTCATGAATCCTATTCTGGCGTCGTCGCTCCCCACAAAGAAGTTCGTCGATCCAGACAGCTATTCCACGCCATTCCACGATCTCGCGCTCCAGAATGCCTCACTGTGCCTCCGGGCGGAGGGGCAGTATGCATTGGGGCAGAGTTTGGGGCCCATTGGGTGGCGCCTGCGGAAGCACTACTTCCGCGTAACGATGAAATTACAAGCGGGACGGAGTTCTCCCGGGCAAACGAAGCATCTCGTCAAGACGATCTCACAGAGTCACGCACGCGGAGCTCAATCCGTGGGCAATGGTAGTGCACCAAGTGAAACACAAGATCTCATTCTTGCGTGGACGGAATACGGGCCGGATAAGTACATCGATGATCGTGAGATTCATTCAACGCTGAAGAATCTCGGTGGGCTGCAGCATCCCTACATTCAGCCCCTTGACTATGTCACGAGCAACGACAATGGGGCGCTCGTGATAAGGAAATTTGTCACGCATGGCACACTCAAGGACATGCTGTGTTGCGTTCAGCCGGTTAATCCCTTCCTCACGAAGTACGGCAACCCAAAGGGGCGCTCTCCGCTTCCGCTAAAGGATGTGGCGCTCTATGGGAGACAAATACTCGAGGCAATTAGATTCTTGCACTCCAAGGGGCTTCCCAATGGACATGTTCATGCTGGAAATGtg GTAATCGTAAATGGGACTGCCCGTTTATTGGACATTGAGAACTTTATCCTGGGCGTGCCTGCCTTTTATCGGCCCTTTTTCGTTCAACACTCCCGAATTAATACGTTCGAAGCTGTGGACGTCTATTCCTTTGGGCATCTCCTGTATGAGATGACTATGGGCTATCCACTGCAGGAATCCGTAGCGAGGCAGATCACAGACTGCCCAGACTCCCTGCGGCAGCTCCTTGAATCCCTCCTGCTGCGAGATTCATGCAAAAATGGCTTGCCAAGCCTCGATCAAGTGGCTCAGCATGCTTTCTTCCTGGAGCATGTGCCGAATTTTGCGGATATCCTGGCAAAAGCCACGCGAACAACAAAGCCACACATTAAGTGGTCAAGTAATGCAAAAGAGCAGCTCAAATTAGCCGTACAGAAGTCTGAGCATCGCTTCAAGGAGGAACAAAAGTCTGTGCGGAACCAAAAGAGGCTTGTTAGGGTGCAGGAGTGGATGAGCTCAgaggaggaaaagaagaaaatcaagacaAAGGCG aaaatggaGCACAAGCAATCAAAATTGCGGCAACAGACATCGCTTCAGCTCCAAAATGGGCCCCCTGTGGCACCACTCACGCTAACGCGATCTGATAGCGCCAATAGCGTGTCAACGTCCCACGAGACAGACTCCCCACTGCCTCCGCCACCGCCACCGTCGCTGCCCAATCTCTCACGCACGACGGATGACATCAATTTGCCGGGAACGAGTGGGGAACGCGGGCGTTATGCCCTTCTTGACTCAATCTGCAAGTTCAATAAATCATCCCTAAGGCGAGTGGCCTCTGATGATTGA